Proteins from a single region of Mobula birostris isolate sMobBir1 unplaced genomic scaffold, sMobBir1.hap1 scaffold_922, whole genome shotgun sequence:
- the LOC140193844 gene encoding uncharacterized protein, translating to MRAADKGLGADRRQVGRGGEPGEGAAEMPFACSDCGRRFTQSSHLLAHQSAHTGRKPFACPDCGKGFTRAAYLRRHQSAHTGRKPFACSDCEKGFTRSSDLLAHQSVHTGERPFPCPECGKAFSQSFQLKVHRRVHTGERPFPCPECGRAFSQSSHLQRHRRLHSGERPFVCPDCGKGFIWSFELRLHRRLHSGPLPFACPDCAKGFARSFELTLHRRVHTGERPFACPECGRRFTQLSNLQTHRTVHTGERPYPCSECGKAFARSSHLVAHYRVHTGERTK from the coding sequence GTCGGACGCGGCGGCGAGCCGGGGGAGGGGGCCGCGGAGATGCCGTTCGCCTGCTCGGACTGCGGGAGGAGATTCACCCAGTCGTCGCACCTCCTGGCGCACCAGTCGGCCCACACGGGCAGGAAGCCCTTCGCCTGCCCCGACTGCGGCAAGGGGTTCACCCGGGCCGCCTACCTCCGGCGGCACCAGTCGGCGCACACCGGGAGGAAGCCCTTCGCCTGCTCCGACTGCGAGAAGGGCTTCACCCGCTCCTCCGACCTGCTGGCCCACCAGTCGGTGCACACCGGCGAGCGGCCCTTCCCCTGCCCGGAGTGCGGGAAGGCCTTCagccagtccttccagctgaaggTCCACCGGCGGGTCCACACCGGCGAGCGGCCCTTCCCCTGCCCCGAGTGCGGGAGGGCCTTCAGCCAATCGTCCCACCTGCAGAGGCACCGGCGCCTGCACTCGGGCGAGCGGCCGTTCGTCTGCCCGGACTGCGGCAAAGGGTTCATCTGGTCCTTCGAGCTGAGGCTTCACCGGCGGCTCCACAGCGGCCCGCTGCCCTTCGCCTGCCCCGACTGCGCCAAGGGCTTCGCCCGCTCCTTCGAGCTGACGCTGCACCGGCGGGTCCACACCGGCGAGCGGCCGTTCGCCTGCCCCGAGTGCGGCCGGCGCTTCACGCAGCTCTCCAACCTGCAGACGCACCGGACGGtgcacaccggggagaggccctACCCCTGCTCGGAGTGCGGGAAGGCCTTCGCCCGCTCCTCCCACCTGGTGGCCCACTACCGGGTCCACACCGGCGAGCGGACGAAATga